DNA from Deltaproteobacteria bacterium:
GATGCGATGTGAACCCGCTCCCTCTACGTCGGATTCTTACAAGACAACGATCACGCGGGTGGCCGTCTGGAATGGAGGAAATCCGGTGCAGGCAAAAACGGTTCGTTTGCGACCGGAATTTCAATAGGTGGAGTGTAGCACAGACGTGTCCGATTTTCCTCTTTTCGAACCCGACCATCCATTGGAGCAACGCCGGACGTATGTGGGCATCCGATGGGGATTTCTCATCGTTGCAATCAACCGATCACTCCTTACTTTATACAAATAGAGGAGAGCATTGGAAGGAGTTGATGGAGCATGTCTATTACCACGCGAATGGGAGACACCGGAACAACCAGTCTGGTGGATGAAACCCAACGGGTAAAAAAAACTCATATCCGGAAACAGGTCGTGGGCACGCTGGACGAACTGAATTCGTTTCTCGGGTTGGCTCGGGCGTCGGGCCTGCCCGGAAGGATTGGAGAATCGATTTTCAGATTTCAGGAAGAGCTGTTTGTCATCGGCTCGGAGGTGTCCTCGTCACCGGCCGACCTAGCCGAGCTTGACGTGCGCATCGGCTACAAGCACGTTCGGCGGTTGGACGACATCCTGAGACGCATCGAAAAAAGGATGCCGATGCCGGAGAATTTTATCGTTCCAGGGACCACACGGAGCGGCGCCCTGCTGGACGTTGCCCGGACCGTTACACGCCGACTCGAACGGAAGGCAGTCGAGGCCTTCGAGGAGGGGAAGATAGGGAACCGGTTTATCTTGAAATACCTGAATCGGCTTTCGGACGTCCTCTTTACGCTGGCGCGCTATGCTGAATTCCTCGAGACCGGTAAGGCCGAATGGGCTCCACCCCGCCGGAGGTGAGAAGCCCACTCCGATTCGGAGTCGGAGAAACGCCTTTTCCGGAAGGTTACCGGCCCGAGGAGCCGTCGCGTGGTCAGCTGTTTTCCGGGTACTTGAACGAAACCCAGTAGACTCCCGATATTCCCGGAAGGTTGACGGTCATCATTCCGCTTGTGCTTCCGGTGAGCATGAGGCTGAGGGAATACGCACGGCCCAGGACATCGTGGCTGCAGTCAATGCCGTCTTCATAGTCCTCGTCCAGAAATACGGTGAACTTGCCCTCGGCCAGCATCACGATGACGCAGGAGCCGGCCTCATATTTCTGGAGGTAAAACTTTAACTTTCCGTCCGAACTGTGCCATATTGCATTCGTGGGGATAAAAGGCGACGTGCTCCCGTCGTCGGGAAAAGCAAGAGAAACGGGATACGTGCCGGTCTTGCCCGGGAGTTTGAGGGTCAATGTTCCGGAGGTGCTGTTGTTGAGACTCAGCGACAGTTGCCCGCCCTGCGCCATTACATCGTCTTTGCAGTCGATCCCGTCCCTGTAAGCCGGATCGAGGAAGGCGGTCAGTGTGTTGTTTGCCATGATTGCGATAACGGCGGAGCCGGTCTGATATTTTTGAAGATAGAAGCTGATGCCTTCATTCGAGTTCTTCCAGATGCCGTTGTCGGCGAATGAAGTGTCCGTGCCGATGAGCAACTCCACTTCGTCGATAAAAAAGTTGGTGACCACGTTCTCATCGGTTTGTGCATCAAAGTAGAGGTATATATCCTTTCCGATGAATTCGGATACGTCGAAGGATTGGCTTTGAACCCAGTCCGACGTCGCGTCCACGTTACTCAGGGATAAGATATTCTTGTAGAAGTCATTGTCGTTCCTGCCGATACCCACTTCGAAGATATCGTACGGCTCGTTATCCTCCTCGTTGGTTCCAATGGCGTACCGGAACCTCAGGGTAGCGTTCTTGGCGAAAGAAGGTATGGTGAAATCCTGATACATAAAGTCGTATTCCTCATAGTCGTATCCGCCGAACCAGGCGGCCCAATCGCCTTGATAGGCGCAGTCGTAACCGGCCTGGGTGAAGCAGGGGATCTTCCAAAGAATCCATCCGCTGCTGACCCAGCTTCCGTCTTCCCCATTTTCAAAACCCGGATTATTGAGGATGTTGGTGGACAGCTGCGAGCCGGCCTGTGTGATGGTGACCGTCTTGCCCGCTACCGTGAGTGTGCCCGTCCTCTCGTTTCCCGAATTCGCCGGGATTCGATATTGGACGGAGCCGTTGCCCGTTCCGGAATTCGCCGACTCGAGAACGATCCACGAAGCGTTGGATGCGGCCGTCCACGCGCAACCGGGAGATGAACTGGTCACTTCTATGGCGCCGCCTCCGCCGCTCGAGTTGAAATCCACCGTTGCAGGGTAGACGGAATAGGTGCATTGTGGGGAGTTCTGGGAAAACTGAACATCGATGGTCTGCCAGAATACCGCATTGAAGTTCTGGTTTTCATAGGAGTACAGGCAGTCATAGTCCATGTTCATTTTCATTCGATACAAGCCGTTGGGACGATTCCCGGAGGAAGTGCCCCAACTGTTGAGCAGGACCCAGTAGTGGTTTTCGGGGTTGGGGTCCTGATCGTTGTACCCGACCAGGAGCACGGCATGGCCTCCCCC
Protein-coding regions in this window:
- a CDS encoding cob(I)yrinic acid a,c-diamide adenosyltransferase, whose amino-acid sequence is MSITTRMGDTGTTSLVDETQRVKKTHIRKQVVGTLDELNSFLGLARASGLPGRIGESIFRFQEELFVIGSEVSSSPADLAELDVRIGYKHVRRLDDILRRIEKRMPMPENFIVPGTTRSGALLDVARTVTRRLERKAVEAFEEGKIGNRFILKYLNRLSDVLFTLARYAEFLETGKAEWAPPRRR